The following are from one region of the Sphingomonas sp. J315 genome:
- a CDS encoding oligosaccharide flippase family protein: MSTAATADGKTLAQQVRAAVAWRSGSQLAAQLVAWGTTFLVIRLLDPSDYGLFALTQTVLVLLNLMNGYGIANALIRQEQVTRRDLRQALGILVLLNGGLALVQFLAAPLVANFYGQPQVIDLLRVQSLLYLATPFLALPYAILSRAMDFRRQAQVRVLASLAGAGTALACALSGWGIWTLVAAPWRSFMSRRSG; this comes from the coding sequence ATGAGCACGGCAGCGACCGCTGACGGAAAGACGCTGGCGCAGCAGGTGCGCGCCGCCGTGGCATGGCGATCGGGCAGCCAGCTGGCCGCGCAACTCGTCGCATGGGGCACGACCTTTTTGGTCATTCGTCTGCTCGACCCCAGCGATTACGGACTGTTCGCACTGACGCAGACGGTGCTGGTGCTGCTCAACCTGATGAACGGCTACGGCATCGCCAATGCGCTCATCCGCCAGGAACAGGTGACGCGGCGCGACCTGCGTCAGGCGCTCGGCATACTCGTCCTGCTCAATGGCGGTCTTGCGCTGGTTCAGTTCCTGGCGGCACCGCTGGTGGCGAACTTTTATGGCCAGCCGCAGGTCATCGATTTGCTGCGTGTCCAGTCGCTTCTGTACCTGGCGACGCCGTTCCTGGCGCTGCCCTATGCGATACTCAGCCGCGCGATGGATTTCCGGCGGCAGGCACAGGTGCGCGTCCTCGCCTCGCTCGCCGGGGCGGGCACGGCGCTGGCCTGCGCCTTGTCCGGCTGGGGGATATGGACCCTTGTGGCGGCCCCCTGGCGCTCTTTTATGTCGAGGCGATCGGGATGA